One region of Syntrophobacter fumaroxidans MPOB genomic DNA includes:
- a CDS encoding 6-pyruvoyl-tetrahydropterin synthase-related protein codes for MRSQLLAKIRQRKGLVLLLAVEGFLLLLFPPSLILSASHIAGGDTPSHLPAAVALSESLATGGPLVTWMHGNYAGYPLFLNYFPFPFFIMSLLAAAVPLQVAFKLVTLLPVFGLPAAIYFCLRRFGYADLVAALGSALALPFLVMKENAMWGGNIASTLAGEFCYGIGLVIAVVLTGKVFHDIRDGRSLFRNSLLEGLAALSNGYPLLQFGFASSYFLLRGRFIPYLVALHAIAFGIISFWIVPLIARLPWDTSFNHAWKFESWTEPLPVALFPALPGILFGWAAGRAWFGGNGPAGQRKMPSGGPEQYLWWNVGIALACFGLGPAFGLVDIRFLPFAHVFLILLGAIGWGKVLERFRHQGLWTAVAVLLMLGWAAAGSSTVRTWIQWNYSGFEAKPLRQPFEQVNIHLQGTENSPRVVYEHAEENNGAGTVRAFELLPCFSGRSTLEGLYMQSSITSPFVFYLQSELTRTPSCPFPGYYYSRFDADRAAKHLSLFNVRHVISVSGETGAALDRSPHYHPEIAFPPYRIHTVVDSGNSYVEPLRFRPHRIPWEGWKQTQFEWFRKSSLDVVLVVASEDSPGNYWRQLPPYDGTPENLPRVELTDASAPLVKASATLEKNRIVVETSMPRHPLWLKISFHPDWRIVEGAGELYLVSPSFMMLVPDTPRVVLRFDTSGGVYAAGRYATLLTGLLTVIVFCLRFRQRRRARAGPATGPGADRPQPEIPSLQGEAESPASGTGQTGDRAVYPAVPALVWLVLAAAVALYAWHRDERDPLLLYHKALRAYERAEAGNPTHGDDTLPGRTPATRPGTTMAQAREWFLRCLNRYPLSPVVDHAAHYVAASYMTENKWQDLIDFYESFLAAYPESRIYPEALYEMGAAASLLGRTDVASRRYWQAVTFFPESERAGAAAARLVEISSPGEILGVAREYYARKDFFSAYPLLSALSVGPPSPVQTEAALLCAYVLFHQNRWPDSAKMLVDWLRIHRALADAPGALVTLGQCYLFMGFHKEARHSFREALALDPGLANTQPFRALLRTADELAGSGGQPLDSGVRSR; via the coding sequence ATGCGCTCACAGCTCCTCGCGAAGATACGACAACGCAAAGGCCTGGTCCTGCTGCTCGCCGTCGAGGGGTTTTTGCTCCTGTTGTTTCCGCCGTCGTTGATCCTGAGCGCCTCGCATATCGCCGGCGGAGACACGCCATCGCACCTGCCGGCGGCCGTTGCGCTGAGCGAGAGTCTCGCCACGGGCGGCCCCCTTGTTACGTGGATGCACGGCAATTATGCCGGATATCCCCTGTTCCTGAATTACTTCCCCTTCCCCTTCTTCATCATGAGTCTGCTTGCCGCGGCGGTGCCGCTGCAGGTTGCTTTCAAGCTCGTCACCCTACTGCCGGTATTCGGGCTTCCCGCCGCGATTTATTTCTGCCTGCGCAGATTCGGGTACGCGGACCTCGTGGCCGCCCTGGGAAGCGCACTGGCGCTGCCCTTTCTGGTCATGAAGGAAAACGCCATGTGGGGCGGAAATATCGCGAGCACCCTGGCGGGTGAATTCTGCTACGGGATTGGACTGGTCATCGCCGTGGTCCTGACCGGGAAAGTATTCCATGATATCCGGGATGGACGCTCCCTGTTTCGCAACAGCCTGCTCGAAGGCCTGGCGGCTTTGAGCAACGGATATCCCCTGCTTCAGTTCGGTTTCGCCAGTTCCTACTTCCTGTTGCGCGGGCGGTTCATTCCATACCTCGTCGCCCTGCATGCCATTGCCTTCGGAATCATCTCCTTCTGGATCGTACCCCTGATCGCGCGTCTCCCCTGGGACACCTCGTTCAACCACGCCTGGAAGTTCGAAAGCTGGACCGAGCCGCTGCCCGTCGCGCTGTTTCCCGCCCTGCCGGGCATTCTTTTCGGCTGGGCCGCCGGCCGTGCGTGGTTCGGAGGAAATGGTCCGGCCGGACAGCGTAAGATGCCCAGCGGGGGGCCCGAGCAGTACCTTTGGTGGAACGTCGGCATCGCACTGGCCTGTTTCGGCCTGGGGCCCGCCTTCGGATTGGTCGACATCCGCTTCTTGCCCTTCGCGCATGTTTTTCTCATTCTGCTCGGGGCGATCGGATGGGGAAAGGTTCTGGAGCGGTTCCGACACCAGGGGCTTTGGACGGCCGTCGCGGTGCTTCTGATGCTGGGTTGGGCCGCTGCCGGATCGTCCACGGTGAGGACCTGGATTCAATGGAACTACTCGGGATTTGAAGCCAAGCCGTTGCGGCAACCGTTCGAGCAGGTCAATATCCACCTGCAGGGAACCGAGAACAGCCCTCGCGTGGTGTACGAACACGCGGAAGAGAACAACGGCGCGGGCACGGTGCGAGCGTTCGAACTGTTGCCCTGTTTCTCGGGAAGATCGACGCTCGAAGGGCTCTACATGCAGTCGAGCATCACTTCTCCTTTTGTTTTCTACCTCCAGTCCGAGCTCACCCGAACCCCTTCGTGCCCCTTTCCCGGCTATTACTATTCGCGCTTCGACGCGGATCGGGCGGCAAAGCACCTCAGCTTGTTCAACGTCCGCCATGTGATTTCGGTGAGCGGCGAAACCGGGGCGGCCCTCGACCGCAGTCCGCATTATCACCCCGAAATCGCTTTCCCTCCCTATCGAATCCACACGGTCGTGGACTCCGGGAATTCCTACGTCGAGCCTCTGCGCTTCCGGCCCCACAGGATCCCGTGGGAGGGCTGGAAACAAACCCAGTTCGAGTGGTTCCGGAAATCGTCCCTGGACGTGGTTCTCGTCGTCGCGTCCGAGGATTCTCCGGGCAACTACTGGCGACAGCTCCCGCCTTATGACGGCACCCCGGAGAACCTGCCAAGGGTGGAGCTGACGGATGCGTCCGCACCCTTGGTGAAGGCCTCGGCAACCCTGGAAAAGAACCGTATCGTGGTCGAAACATCCATGCCGCGCCATCCGCTGTGGCTGAAAATCTCCTTTCATCCGGACTGGCGCATCGTGGAGGGAGCGGGAGAGCTCTACCTCGTCTCCCCCTCCTTCATGATGCTGGTGCCGGACACTCCGAGGGTGGTCCTGCGCTTCGACACGAGCGGCGGGGTCTATGCCGCGGGGCGATACGCGACACTGCTCACGGGCCTGTTGACGGTGATTGTCTTCTGCCTCAGGTTCAGGCAACGACGACGCGCTCGCGCCGGTCCCGCGACCGGTCCGGGGGCCGATCGCCCCCAGCCGGAAATCCCGTCTTTGCAGGGCGAGGCGGAAAGCCCGGCTTCCGGCACCGGGCAAACCGGCGACCGTGCAGTCTATCCCGCGGTTCCCGCTTTGGTCTGGCTGGTCCTGGCCGCCGCCGTGGCCCTGTATGCCTGGCACAGGGATGAGCGGGACCCGCTGCTCCTCTACCACAAGGCCCTCCGGGCATATGAACGGGCTGAAGCGGGCAACCCCACACACGGTGACGACACCCTTCCCGGCAGGACGCCCGCAACCCGTCCGGGAACGACCATGGCCCAGGCTCGAGAATGGTTTCTGCGCTGTCTCAACCGATATCCCCTCTCTCCCGTCGTCGACCATGCCGCTCATTACGTCGCCGCCTCGTACATGACGGAAAACAAGTGGCAGGATTTGATCGATTTCTATGAATCTTTTCTCGCCGCCTACCCGGAAAGCCGAATCTATCCGGAAGCGCTCTATGAAATGGGAGCGGCCGCGTCCCTCCTGGGCCGGACGGACGTCGCATCCCGCCGCTACTGGCAGGCAGTGACGTTCTTCCCGGAATCGGAACGTGCCGGGGCGGCCGCCGCTCGCCTGGTGGAAATCAGCTCACCGGGGGAAATCCTCGGAGTGGCCCGCGAGTACTATGCCCGCAAGGACTTCTTCAGTGCATACCCGCTGCTGAGCGCCCTCTCCGTCGGCCCCCCGTCACCGGTGCAGACGGAGGCTGCCCTGCTGTGCGCCTATGTGCTGTTTCATCAGAATCGTTGGCCCGATTCGGCAAAGATGCTCGTCGACTGGCTCCGGATACACCGGGCCTTGGCGGATGCTCCCGGGGCCTTGGTCACGCTCGGGCAATGCTACCTGTTCATGGGGTTCCACAAGGAAGCGCGGCATTCCTTTCGGGAAGCCCTGGCCCTTGACCCCGGTCTGGCGAACACACAACCTTTCCGGGCGCTGCTCCGCACCGCCGACGAATTGGCCGGATCGGGCGGTCAACCCCTTGATAGCGGGGTGCGTTCAAGATGA
- a CDS encoding MBL fold metallo-hydrolase, which yields MQIRVLGASGSEEPGYRSPAFLVDDFLLMDAGTVSLSLESEEQCRITHIFLTHAHLDHIKGIPFLVDNIVSSGQGCRLSILSGKDVIADLKRNIFNNRIWPDFSTIPDAENPVMRYREISTRGRIQVGDYSIYATRVNHAVPTYGYMIENRSSTALVYTGDTGPTERIWKRMRGHRVSALIAEVSFPDELEELALASGHLTPSLLETEITKMPVIPQTIYITHLKPFHKATIKKQLARIRKTRIEILRDGMVITV from the coding sequence ATGCAGATCAGGGTCCTTGGAGCATCCGGCTCGGAAGAACCGGGCTACAGATCGCCGGCGTTCCTCGTCGACGATTTTCTTCTGATGGATGCCGGAACGGTCTCGCTTTCCCTCGAAAGCGAGGAGCAATGCCGGATCACTCATATTTTCCTGACGCATGCCCATCTCGACCACATCAAGGGAATCCCCTTTTTGGTCGACAACATCGTGTCCAGCGGCCAGGGCTGCCGGCTCTCGATTCTCAGCGGCAAAGACGTCATCGCCGACCTCAAGAGGAACATTTTCAACAACAGGATTTGGCCGGATTTTTCGACCATCCCCGACGCGGAGAACCCGGTGATGCGGTACCGGGAGATCTCCACTCGAGGCCGAATCCAGGTGGGTGATTACTCGATTTATGCCACGAGGGTCAACCATGCCGTTCCGACTTACGGCTACATGATCGAGAACCGTTCATCGACAGCCCTCGTGTACACCGGAGACACGGGACCGACGGAGCGTATCTGGAAGCGCATGCGCGGCCACAGGGTATCGGCTCTTATCGCCGAGGTTTCCTTCCCGGACGAGTTGGAGGAACTGGCCCTGGCTTCCGGCCACCTCACTCCGTCTCTGCTGGAGACCGAAATCACCAAAATGCCCGTCATTCCGCAGACCATCTACATCACTCATCTGAAGCCGTTCCACAAGGCGACCATCAAGAAACAGCTGGCCAGGATCAGGAAAACGCGCATCGAGATCCTCCGGGACGGCATGGTCATCACGGTCTGA
- a CDS encoding 4Fe-4S dicluster domain-containing protein — protein MPIEISEKTVKRDFIEKISKLSGQDVYKCYQCGTCGGACPMSDHMDAVPRKIMRMAQFGMEEAVTGSKTFWTCASCHSCSVNCPRGIDLARVMEAIRLLTLRKNLNMVEVSGLPAETVEELPQIALVSCFRKLTS, from the coding sequence ATGCCGATCGAAATTTCCGAGAAAACGGTCAAACGCGACTTCATCGAGAAGATCAGCAAGCTGAGCGGACAGGACGTCTACAAATGCTACCAGTGCGGAACGTGCGGCGGCGCTTGCCCGATGTCCGACCACATGGATGCGGTGCCCCGTAAAATCATGCGAATGGCTCAATTCGGCATGGAGGAGGCGGTCACCGGGAGCAAGACTTTCTGGACCTGTGCCTCTTGCCACTCCTGCAGCGTGAACTGCCCCCGGGGTATCGACCTGGCCAGGGTGATGGAAGCGATCCGGCTCCTCACTCTCAGGAAGAACCTGAACATGGTGGAAGTGTCCGGGCTGCCGGCCGAGACGGTGGAGGAGTTGCCGCAGATAGCCCTGGTCAGTTGCTTCAGAAAATTGACAAGCTGA
- a CDS encoding CoB--CoM heterodisulfide reductase iron-sulfur subunit B family protein, with translation MKISYYPGCTLKTKAKNLEEAAVASMAALGIEFEELSRWNCCGAVHSLADDDLIHHVAPVRDLVRAMEQGSDTVVTLCSMCYNTLARANMLMRQDETKRKTINDFMSEEKDYHGEVEVLHFLTFLRDQVGFDALRAKVKTPLNGLKVATYYGCTLVRPRDVSIEPTGDRQLMKSFLEALGATPVDFPDATLCCGSYQILSNPEAALDVVSGILGSAVSAGADALILSCPLCEYNLAKKQEHLLESNKIAKKIPVFYFTQLLAVALGLGGEACRFDLNEKSAVEFLKAKNVPVAASV, from the coding sequence ATGAAGATCAGTTATTACCCCGGATGTACTCTGAAAACGAAGGCAAAGAACCTGGAGGAAGCGGCTGTCGCGTCAATGGCGGCTCTCGGGATCGAGTTCGAGGAACTGAGCCGGTGGAACTGCTGCGGTGCCGTTCATTCGCTTGCGGACGACGATCTCATTCATCATGTGGCGCCGGTCCGCGACCTGGTTCGCGCCATGGAGCAGGGAAGCGACACGGTCGTGACGCTTTGTTCCATGTGCTACAACACCTTGGCTCGGGCCAACATGCTGATGAGGCAGGACGAGACGAAGCGAAAGACGATCAACGACTTCATGAGTGAAGAGAAAGACTATCACGGGGAAGTCGAAGTCCTGCATTTCCTGACCTTTCTGCGGGACCAGGTTGGATTCGACGCCCTGCGCGCCAAAGTGAAGACCCCTCTCAACGGCCTCAAGGTGGCCACGTACTATGGCTGCACGCTGGTCCGGCCCCGGGACGTGTCCATCGAACCGACGGGCGACCGTCAGCTGATGAAAAGTTTCCTGGAGGCGCTCGGGGCGACCCCGGTCGATTTCCCGGACGCCACGCTGTGCTGCGGTTCCTATCAGATCCTCTCCAACCCGGAGGCCGCCCTGGACGTGGTTTCCGGCATCCTGGGGAGCGCCGTTTCGGCGGGAGCCGATGCCCTCATCCTGAGCTGCCCCCTGTGTGAGTACAACCTGGCCAAAAAGCAGGAGCATCTCCTGGAAAGCAACAAGATCGCAAAAAAGATTCCGGTATTCTATTTCACGCAGCTCCTGGCCGTCGCGCTCGGACTGGGTGGAGAAGCCTGCCGGTTCGATCTCAACGAGAAGAGCGCCGTCGAGTTCCTGAAGGCCAAGAACGTTCCCGTCGCAGCCTCGGTCTGA
- a CDS encoding 4Fe-4S dicluster domain-containing protein, with product MSKQECSCATPRQVATGDRAILPEGARTIPIYVMGKRYEVPETLTIMKAMEFAGFKFLRGAGCRGGICGACPTVYRKEGDYKLYFGLACQTVVEPNMYLAQIPFYPANRAQYEIDTIKPAAESIHALYPELFRCVACNNCTKACPMGVEVLDYISAIKQGDIARAARLSFDCIQCGMCASRCMGELPQYHIAQLTRRIYGKYIQPRAEHLEKRVAEIESGKYDATLKDLQSMDKEKLEKLYKEREREPDMAPLGTWMPKDTQYL from the coding sequence ATGTCCAAGCAAGAATGCAGCTGTGCAACGCCAAGGCAGGTCGCCACGGGTGACCGCGCAATTCTGCCGGAAGGGGCCAGAACGATCCCCATTTACGTCATGGGCAAGCGGTACGAAGTGCCCGAGACCCTGACCATCATGAAGGCGATGGAATTCGCGGGCTTCAAGTTTCTGAGAGGGGCCGGGTGTCGCGGCGGGATCTGCGGCGCGTGCCCGACCGTCTATCGCAAGGAAGGCGACTACAAACTCTATTTCGGCCTCGCCTGTCAGACGGTGGTCGAACCCAATATGTACCTTGCGCAGATTCCCTTCTATCCTGCCAACCGCGCCCAATACGAGATCGATACGATCAAGCCTGCGGCCGAATCCATCCATGCGCTCTACCCCGAGCTGTTCCGTTGCGTGGCCTGTAACAACTGCACCAAGGCCTGCCCCATGGGCGTCGAGGTCCTGGACTACATCTCGGCCATCAAGCAGGGCGACATCGCCAGGGCCGCCAGGCTGTCTTTCGACTGCATTCAGTGCGGAATGTGCGCCAGTCGCTGCATGGGTGAGCTGCCGCAGTATCACATCGCCCAGTTGACCCGCAGGATCTACGGGAAGTACATCCAGCCCCGGGCCGAACACCTGGAGAAGCGCGTTGCCGAAATCGAATCCGGAAAATACGATGCGACGCTGAAAGACCTGCAGAGCATGGACAAGGAAAAGCTGGAGAAGCTGTACAAGGAGCGCGAGCGCGAACCCGATATGGCGCCTCTTGGCACCTGGATGCCCAAGGACACTCAGTATCTGTAG
- a CDS encoding FAD-binding protein, whose amino-acid sequence MGYTPEMKELIKRVEATRPARVERARRGENFPALSLEERAVVLEKFHPDYQKEGRRAVRVGRDKGLVLPDEIATMLESRSMLRPDKVDLTKIDFDTDVLIVGAGGGGSSAALLASNSGLKVIMATKLRHGDANTMMAEGGIQAATQECDSPFYHYLDTIGGGHFTNQPDLVAALAHDAPLSIAWLESLGMIFNKLPDGRLDARHFGGSSRKRMNSSGDMTGAEIMRVLRDEVRNRRDRITVLEFCPAVELLLDETGKCAGAILYNMETREFFIARAKAVVIATGGNGRLHIKGFATTNHYGATMDGVVMCYRAGVGTTCLPSTQYHPTGVAYPEQNVGLLITEKVRGLGAHVLNNEGEQFCFPLEPRDVESAELIKEAVEVQKAVLTPTGRYGLWLDSPMIDLLHGEGTVRRELPAKFIQFARHGIDISKEPMLVYPTLHYQNGGIAINADCETVIPGLYSAGECTGGVHGENRLMGNSLQDVITFGRRAGVSAAAYVKKGVELKKLTLDHVAGYEKELAEAGIDNPMVAPILLPDYATDEVASRRMAEAIQEAE is encoded by the coding sequence ATGGGTTACACTCCGGAAATGAAAGAATTGATCAAACGGGTTGAGGCAACGCGGCCGGCGCGCGTGGAAAGAGCCCGACGCGGAGAGAATTTCCCGGCATTGAGCCTGGAAGAGCGTGCCGTGGTGCTGGAGAAGTTCCATCCCGACTACCAGAAGGAGGGCCGCCGCGCGGTGCGGGTCGGACGGGACAAGGGGCTGGTTCTCCCGGACGAAATCGCCACAATGCTGGAATCACGCTCCATGCTGCGCCCCGACAAGGTGGACCTCACCAAGATCGATTTCGACACCGACGTGCTCATCGTGGGCGCGGGGGGAGGCGGTTCTTCCGCGGCGCTTCTCGCTTCCAATTCCGGCCTCAAGGTCATCATGGCCACCAAGCTCCGTCACGGCGACGCCAACACGATGATGGCCGAAGGCGGCATCCAGGCGGCCACCCAGGAATGTGATTCCCCCTTCTATCATTACCTGGACACCATAGGCGGCGGTCATTTCACCAATCAGCCCGACCTGGTCGCGGCCCTCGCCCATGACGCACCGCTCTCCATCGCCTGGCTGGAATCCCTGGGCATGATCTTCAACAAGCTTCCCGACGGACGGCTCGACGCACGGCACTTCGGCGGCTCCTCCCGCAAACGCATGAATTCCTCCGGCGACATGACCGGAGCTGAAATCATGCGCGTGCTGAGAGACGAGGTGAGGAACCGTCGCGACCGAATCACGGTGCTCGAATTCTGTCCCGCCGTGGAACTGCTCCTGGATGAAACCGGAAAGTGCGCGGGCGCCATCCTCTACAACATGGAAACCCGGGAATTCTTCATTGCGCGCGCCAAGGCCGTGGTGATCGCCACCGGCGGCAACGGGCGTCTCCACATCAAAGGCTTTGCCACCACGAACCATTACGGCGCAACCATGGACGGCGTGGTCATGTGCTACCGGGCCGGGGTGGGCACCACCTGCCTGCCTTCGACCCAGTATCATCCCACGGGCGTGGCCTACCCGGAGCAGAACGTCGGCCTGCTCATCACCGAAAAGGTCCGCGGCCTGGGCGCACACGTCCTCAACAACGAAGGCGAGCAGTTCTGCTTCCCCCTCGAGCCGCGCGACGTCGAATCCGCCGAGCTGATCAAGGAAGCCGTCGAAGTGCAGAAAGCCGTGCTCACGCCCACCGGTCGCTACGGCCTCTGGCTGGACTCGCCCATGATCGACCTGCTGCACGGCGAAGGCACGGTCCGCAGGGAACTGCCTGCAAAGTTCATCCAGTTCGCGCGGCACGGCATCGACATCAGCAAGGAACCGATGCTGGTCTACCCGACCCTGCACTACCAGAACGGCGGCATTGCCATCAACGCCGACTGCGAAACCGTCATCCCGGGTCTTTACAGCGCCGGCGAGTGCACGGGCGGCGTCCACGGCGAAAACCGCCTCATGGGGAACAGCCTGCAGGACGTCATCACCTTCGGCCGCCGGGCGGGCGTCAGTGCCGCCGCATACGTGAAAAAGGGCGTCGAGCTCAAGAAGCTGACGCTGGACCACGTGGCCGGGTACGAAAAGGAACTGGCCGAGGCGGGAATCGACAACCCGATGGTTGCCCCGATCCTGCTGCCCGACTACGCCACCGACGAGGTTGCGAGCCGCAGGATGGCCGAAGCGATTCAGGAAGCCGAATAG
- a CDS encoding thioredoxin family protein — protein MNGRNIIAKCDKCGARNRIPENRMRDRPVCGKCRAPLTTTLIYPEYPLNVNDQSFFNEVVQFPGAAAAFFWAPSCPHCVRMLPVIDELAKQYAGKIKFVKLVTEQSPATASRFDVLGVPTLILFKAGRQVNRLFGAIPKEQLEYHLHALL, from the coding sequence ATGAACGGTCGGAATATCATCGCAAAATGCGACAAGTGCGGAGCCCGAAATCGGATTCCCGAAAACCGAATGCGGGACAGACCGGTTTGCGGCAAGTGCCGCGCGCCTCTTACCACGACTTTGATTTATCCTGAATATCCCCTCAATGTCAATGACCAATCATTTTTCAACGAGGTTGTACAGTTCCCCGGAGCGGCGGCGGCCTTTTTCTGGGCCCCTTCGTGCCCGCACTGTGTGAGGATGTTGCCGGTCATCGACGAACTGGCGAAACAGTACGCCGGGAAAATCAAATTCGTGAAACTGGTGACCGAGCAGAGCCCTGCGACCGCTTCCCGGTTCGACGTCCTGGGCGTTCCCACCCTGATCCTTTTCAAAGCGGGAAGGCAGGTCAACCGGCTTTTCGGGGCCATCCCGAAGGAACAGCTGGAGTACCATCTCCACGCTTTGCTGTAG